The genomic region CCATCGCGCTGTCCGGGGCTCGGTGCTCGATGGCGATGGAATGTGTCTGCTCGATTCGCCGTATCACCGCCTCGGCGATCCCGACGATGTCGGTCGGTTCGAAGGCCGGGTCGGAACCGAGGGTCTCGGCGACAGCCCCAGCGTTGTCGACCAGACTGTCGAGTTCGGTTACCTGCTCGTGGATCGCGTCCGCCGCCGTTTGAACCGTCTCCGAGTCGGCGTTACGCCGGATGATCGTCGTCCGGCCGTCGATAACGACCAGCCCGTTCGAGATATCGTGTCGAAGCAGGTCGTTGACAAACGACAGCGTGCTCGCGGTTCGAGTCGCACGACTGGCATCCTGACGGGCCCGGACCGCGAGCGTGCCCGCGATGAGTCCCGTGACAGCGCCAGTCTCCATCGCCAACAGAGTGACAAACACCGGTTCGGCGATTGTTCGACCCTCGATCATGCGGATGAAGACGCTCAGACCGATGACAGTCCCGACTGCGAGGCTGCCAACAACGCTCCAGACGAACACAGTCCAGATCTGCTCACCCGGTGTTGACGACGAGACGAGGCGATAGCTGCCATACACCAGCACCAGCGGTAGTAGCCCGTCGAGAGCCAACGCGAGGGCGGGGCCGCCAAGCTGTCCGATGCGCTGTGTCTCAACACCGAGGTGCCAGACGACAGCCGCACCTGTGAACGCGAGGCCGAAGCCAGCAAGCAGCCACGGCGCAAGGTGGGCCCGGGCACCACGGGACATGATTACAACTTGGGCTCGAATGGCTAATTCCATTTGGTTAGTGAGCCGG from Haloarcula sp. H-GB4 harbors:
- a CDS encoding ATP-binding protein, with the translated sequence MSRGARAHLAPWLLAGFGLAFTGAAVVWHLGVETQRIGQLGGPALALALDGLLPLVLVYGSYRLVSSSTPGEQIWTVFVWSVVGSLAVGTVIGLSVFIRMIEGRTIAEPVFVTLLAMETGAVTGLIAGTLAVRARQDASRATRTASTLSFVNDLLRHDISNGLVVIDGRTTIIRRNADSETVQTAADAIHEQVTELDSLVDNAGAVAETLGSDPAFEPTDIVGIAEAVIRRIEQTHSIAIEHRAPDSAMVYTNEAARPVLRNLIENAIEHGTPAAELSAEGTATDGAVLQDEAQRAETAQSAGDGHDHPSVFVAIRETDAVVEIHVVDDGPGIPEGQRDRIFDPRAGDTHGGGLHLVETLVTSFGGDIYLADAGENTDLRLTNTDLDGAHFVVELPRA